Within Scomber japonicus isolate fScoJap1 chromosome 18, fScoJap1.pri, whole genome shotgun sequence, the genomic segment GCATCATTTaggttttactttttatttctgtcagCCAATGGGCTTACAATACAGcttacaaataaacaataagaTCTGAAACTTGAAGGAGATGATGGCATACGTGGTCCCATAAAGATTATGTCAGTAAACCAAACCACATATATCAAGACCCAGACGATCGTCTACTGTCTACTGATCAAAATACCTCTGTAAAGAAAAACACCATAGACCTTTGTATGGACTTTTGAATGAATACAGGACATTACAATATGCACATGTACAATATGTTAGGAATAAGAGATTCATAATatacaaacaaatatttatacagagttaaaatataattttagaCATTTAGTTACCTATTCTATAATTGGTGACATTACAATTAACCACTACAAAAAAATGATGGCCTGAGTGGCACTGCAATGGCCATAAAATCCAAGTGCTAGaaaagtcaagtcagttttatttatttagtatcaCAGCAGAAGTTatcttttcacatagagcaggtctaaaccatactttttcatttacataGAGCCAACATTCCCACTTAAGCAAGCAGggaaaactcccttttaacaggaagagacGTCATGCAGAACTGGGCTCAAGGTGGGAAGACATCTACCTTGAtcagttgggttgagagagaaagaaagaaggagggggagagaagaTATGGACAGAGGTGAACAATAACAACAgcaataataactataatagaaacatgactaataataataattacagcaGGTGTAAACATCAGACAGGAGCATGGCAGCACAGGGTCTGCAGCTATGACCCATGGAAGATCATGATCCATATGGGAAGTCCCCTTAGGGACTGGTCCGAGGCCAACGTGGATCAGCTCTAACTGTAacctttatcaaaaaggaaggTTTTatgcctactcttaaatgtggAGAGggtaaagaaaaagaatgagtGACTGTGGATAGAGGAAGCTGggattattttttgtttgtttgtttttaaacttCCTGAGCTTGTTAGAGATTATTATCAGTTACGACAATTTTAGTCTGAGAATACTGAGCCTACATCGTCAGCTGAGTTTGACCAATGGTTACAATACACTAAAATCCAGTACTACAGCCCTGCCGTAAATACTTCCGGCTGAAGGTtataattttcagtttgtttgttgagAACTTGAGAGGTGTTAATTCAACTTGTAATGATTATATTTCAGGCTGTAGCTTGTGCTGATGCTGTTGAATAAGAGTCATGTGGTGGTAGTGTATCATTAGGTGGActaaataacagaaacacagcacAACATAGAAGATTGTATACGAATCAATAGCTCTTTCACAGTctcaaatgttttctcaaaTATTTTAAGAATAATGCATGTAAAATAGGCTATATGTTGCCTTTCATGTTAGTGCAACTccatttttgttctttaaatgACAATTTTCTGTAACTAACGCTAAGTCTCCCTATGTGTCTGACCTTCATCAGGAGATTCTGAACCACTGTTTTGATGACGTGGAGCGATTCATGTCACGCTTGCAGCAAACAGCTGAGGCCCAGAGTGTTCTTAAccaaaggaagaagaagagcaccAGGAAGAGCAAGAAGGTGGACCAAGATGGTGAGAACTGATATCATTTTATCCTTTTGACTGACTACTGGTGGCATAGTTTCACAAGGATTGTAAGATAAAAGACATGCCTTTCTGAACATCTGCTCTAATGGAGGTAACTGTTTGCATGTGAATAACCCAGCTTGAGTGGGCCTTCAGAAAATAGGTAGTCAGTGGTTTGAGGCTGTTTGGTGGTGCTTTGGTGACTTCAGGGGAAGACTGAAACAGATCAATCTTGGTAGCAGATTGGAGAATGCTTGCTTCTGGTAAGGCTGCAGGAGGGTAGAGACAGGAAACTAGAGACAATGGTAGCACTGACACACTATTTTACAGGCTGGAAGCAGGTCAACAGGCAGGTTGCCAAAGAATGCTTCAGGTAATTCAGAAAGCTCTTGCCTGCAGTAAGCCTGACAAGAAAACTTTATAATCAAGCACTCGAGCGTTAGATACCAGATTGAACATAGATTAGATTTCTGAATGACTGCCTCTGTTCCACTGTGACATGAAGGTTAGTAAAGAGAAAAGTGAGTAGAAGGCCTGATCTTTCTATGTGGATTACTGTGTCTTCACCATTAGACACAATTAACTGTCAATAGGTGTGAATGAGTTATATTGTTTGTCCCTATGTGTGTTCGCCCTGTGTTGGCGTGGCAACCTGACTGGGTGTTTCCTAGGTTTCTGGCCAACGCAATGCTGGCATTAGGTGTGACCCCCAGATAACAATTGATACAATTAATATATTCATAAAGAAATAGAGGACAGATGTTATTACTCACTACCACTGGCTTTGTCTAGTAGGTGAGTACTGACTGGAACAGGCTAGAACAAGCACACCACACCTTTATAGGTTCATGATTAGCAATGGgagatttcattttcatttagtgTTCCTATTATTTCTATCTTTTACAATTCTTCCCACATATAAAGTGTGAAATGCTTAGTTAACTTGCACTTGGCAGCTTGCATATTGCTCTATAAGATCAAAAAGAACTTAACAATACCGATACAGTAGATTCAAGTATGTCAAGTTCGAAAAATGAATGCAAGAGCAACGCCAACGGGGACTGTATTGTGGTTATaatgggtcttttttttttagtttcattttggTTATAGCTGTGATTGCATTCTCCTGTGTGCAGATGATTTGTTGACCTTGAAAGCTTTCCCTCCATCGGCGGAAGAATTTGTGGACCTCTTTCAGAAAATCAAGTACTCCATCAGTCTGCTGGTGAGATTAGTGATTATTaagtgtcaaataaatgtaatggaaaCTGAGAATAGCTTTTGAGCTTTTAGAGTGGCATGATCTGATAATTCCTGGTTTATACAGGACCGTCTCAAGTCATCCATCTCAGACCCTGACGCACCGCAGCTCCTGCATCATGTCTTTGTGCCTTTTAGACTGGTGAGTCTCTCTAAATgtttcagtctctgtctctctttctgtctctgagaTGCTGACTATAGTGACTACCTCTTTCACAGATGGTGAAAACCACTGGAGGGCCAGATTTAGCTGCAACAGTTGTCAGTCCCGCTCTGACCAGTGGTGCTGTTTCACTAATGCAGGAGCATCTGactgaagaggaaaaggaacTCTGGACCTCATTAGGCCCCAACTGGACTTCACACTGGTTTGTGTacttatgtatgtgtgtataaatctgttttggagtgtgtgtgtgtgtgtgtgtgtgtgtgtgtgtgtgtgtgtatgtgtcatgtTGCTCTAACAAATGCTTCCACCATCTCTCTCAGTTCGCAGCTTAGTGTGTCAGTTCCTCCGTACTCACCTGTCTTCCTGGATGGGTGGAAGCCTCAAATCTTCAACTCAACTGGCCAGCCTCTGGAAGATCCTATCGAGTCACAACACAAACAGGATGCTGTCAGGGAAAGCAGGGCGGCGCAAACTCTACAGGACCGAGCACAACCGACAGCAGACGGCACTGATGTAGTGTAAGTCTGGagagatgaaataaaatattactgGGAAAGCTCATTATTGAAATGTATGCTAGATGAGGAGTAACTCAAGTGAAGATCTCTTATCAGAGATTACAAAAACATATACGTGATTACTTTgtcaaatctgttttttgtttttacatcattTCTATTTCAGAGACGGAAATGGGCTCCCGCCAGAGGGTGAGAGACTTTACTGCTGCAGTTATGACTTTGTGGCTAGAAACAGCAGTGAACTCTCAGTGCTTCAAGGAGAAACTCTAGAGGTACACATCCATAATTAGAACTAGAGGTTTTAACTACCAAATTTTAAAGGTACCATCTTGGAATATGTTGTTAAACTTGATTGATCTTTGTCTTAGGTCATTGAGTCATCAAAGAGATGGTGGAAGTGTCAGAATCGCTTTGACCAGATAGGATTTGTTCCCTCAAACATCTTGGAGCCTCTGTCTGCTCTGAATAACACTGGGAGACAAAGTCCAGTGGTACGCAGAGAGTCAAAGGTAAAAGTACTGACCCACTGTTGTTTGTGTCCATGCCTTAAAAACTGCATACACTGAGCCTTTTTGACTCATGTcatcttatatatatgttttttcatttatgctTCTACACAACAGAAGACACCTCTTACTCCTCAGTCAAAGTACTTTTCATATGCTCCACCAAGCCCAGTTGGGACCAGTCCTACAACTGCAAGCCCAACAATGGGACCTCCGAGTATGGTTTTACCATCCACATCAATGCACGGAGAGGACGATGACCGAGGTAATATACCCATGCAGGTTAAGTATCAAACATCACTGTAGCTTCTTGTATACAACGTCTTGgtgaaacatgaataaatgaaataaacaatttGCTAAGAAATATCaatgaaatgtattatatatgGAAGGACATTATTGTCTGTAAATAGATAACTGTCTATAAATAGACCTTTGACTATACGGTGTATCGAAAAATCTTTAGAAATTTAGTCAAAAGCCTTCATGAACATGTATCATATTTAAATGCAAAACAACTCTGCAGATTGAGCACTCAGACTCACCATACTTAATACAATTTTACATGCAATAgctgttctgtgtgtttgtgcagtgcTGATAATGAATGATGAGCTTCTTCAGAGGCTAGCTGGGAAAAGAGGCTCGGCCCGTCCTCTGGTGGTCCCGCGTGCAGCTGACACTTCTGATCCACTGAATTACCACTCGCCACCTGCTGAGGTGGAGACCTGGCTCACTGCCAAGGGCTTCAGTCAGGAGTGAGTACACACAGTTACAGCTAAGACTGTTTCCAAGAACCTCATTCAGAACAAGACCTGCTTGTAGAACCTAGTTGTTCATTTATAGCGATGTCCATTTGTCTAATGCTGAAGtagttttaatttaacaaaagaaaaattatAGCCTCTACCAAGCAGTATATTGGAGAAGTCAAGTGGAGAAGTCTGTCTTGCCTTcattgtgttgtgttcaggtgttTATTGGACAATGATGTGCTGTTCACCTAaaggacaataaaaaaaaaacacttcacacTTTATTGCAGTTTGTGGTACATGCTGCTACATGTGCAGCTTTCACACTACCTGATTTTGTTTCAGTGCCCAATAGCGCCCTCAAATGTCATAATTTCCTCCCTGCTAGTGTTTATGTACTCAAttgttgagttgagttgaaCATAAACAGGGATCTGGGAGGACATTTGGGGGAAACTAactaaataaaggcaaaagaaATTAAGAATTAAGAAGTGAATCTTCTAAAGAGGAGAAGCTTAGATTTCTCCcagtttcaattatttttacttGACAAAGATACTCTCGGTTACACTGTAATTTAACTTTTGTCAATAAAAGCGTGCAGACACCAACATAgatttttttgctcttttctcctctgttaGGACAGTCCAGAGTCTGGGCATTTTAAATGGAGCGCAGCTTTTTTCCCTGAATAAGGAGGAGCTCCGCGCAGTATCGCCAGAGGAAGGTGTACGAGTTTACAGTCAAATAATGATGCAGAAGGCCCTGCTCGAGGTTTGTTTGTCTGTCATCCTGGATGTAGGCtactgtgcctgtgtgtgtgtgtgtgtgtggtttgcgCCTGTCTGTTTATGTGCTGGGCAGAGGGGGCTGTGGGGAAAGAAGATAATTTaggggtgagtgtgtgtgtgtgtgtgcgtgtgtgtgtgtgtgtgtgtgagtgtgtatgtgtgtgtgtatttggttaTGTTTGGGTCCATATTTCCAAAGCACTTGTTTGCACAGCCTTGGCTTATGCACCGGTTTACGTATCACATTGTTAGTGACCTACATTGACTGCAGATTATTTATTGTACAATTTCTCAGTGGTCATTGTGAGTAGATTTTGCAGTTGTTAATTGTAAGAGAGTCTGATATCAAGGAATGAGTTTTGATTTGACCTTCACCTCAAAAATATCAGTTTAAAATATGACCAAAAATGACTGTTAGTTCAGTGCATACGTCATCATCAAATGACAGATTCAAAATAATGGACTAAACCAGTCAAGAAacatcttttttaaatctacCAAAAAGGGACATTTCTTTGATATTTCTCTGTTAAATCATACTTTATATTTCCTCAGGATGTGCGCAAAGCCACAGAACTGGAGACGGTGATGGAGAAGCAAAAGCTGAAGATCGACCTGAACTCAGAGAGTGCAATGGTGTGATGGAGCAATTTAACATGCTCTAATGCAGAAGTGGCACCAAAGATCAGTAGATCTAAATGTAGTATTGCTTACACAGCTGGGTACGCAGAGGGATGTTGCAGatggattttaatattttaatcataAAAGCTGTTATATCTCTTGTGCTACAGATTCATTAGCCAAAGCaagatgtgttttaaatttTTAGACAGATGGGCATCAGAGTTGACCAAGGTTTACTTTTGTTTGGTTTTCGTCATATATTTAACAATGCATAAATATTTCTATTACCCGCTGTTTAAGCAACGTATGAAACATGACGATAACCACACATAAGCAAGTGCTATGACAGTGGACTTGGTCTTCTTTTAAGAGCAATAAAACCATCAAATGTGCATCCTGGTAAACATGTTTGTGATTCCACCCAACAGTCAGCTCCTGATTCAcagtttttattgcttgtgcaTCAACctgtattaaaataacattGCTTGTTACAGTCAGATGCTGTTACAGACTAAATACACAGAATACATTAAATTGACAtcataaatgtacattttcagcCCTGACTCTTTCTTTGATCTCTCGTGACTAACATGTTTTCTGATTTTTCATTGTGATTTTAGTTGTAGTGCATATTATGACATAAtggtaaaaaaaggaaacacatcaATTGTCTGAAGGAATACATTGCTTTCAATATATATGGAAATAAGAATTAtgttatttctgtttcatggcTTTTAAACTTGCTGCAACAATTAATTTCAGATTCCAGATTCCTCTGTATAAAGAAGCAAATGGATGTTTGATTTAAAGtcatttacattcattcattacaagTGGCTCTGAAGATGTTTACGTACGTACAATCTGAATCACTCCCCTGCGCCTAACAGTAGCAGGTGGAGGtaagtcatcatcatcatgaaaaCCTGTGCAGTGCACAAAAACATGATGcatcaatacatttttacacaggaAGCACCATCAAATGATACAAATAGGTCATATGTAGTGTAAATACTGATGATTTGATTTTGACTCAACAATTCATGTATAAGATAAAGTTTTGCACCTGACTCGAAACCATTCAAcctcatattttatatttctgctcCACAGTTGTTTTCAAACAGAGGTAGGAGGATTACTTAGCAATTTCATTTATGCAAATTTACTCTGAGAGTAAACTACATTGAGAATGTAGTTCAAGTGAGCGATTAACTTAGTTTCTttattaaattgcttttcattattcacaaaaacaacactactGCATAAAAACAGGATTGCAAACTTGAAAAttgtatattaaaatattttttaaatctctatgaatgtgagatgatgatgagatACTTTATGCATGAGCCTGCTGGATCACAGTTGGTCAGCTGAGTTCAGGTTATATATAAAGTTTATATGTATAGTAGAAGCTGTGTAGTCATCATACAGCAGAGTAATTAAAATAGGTCTTATAGTTTTTACAGTACGGGCAATAAAGATTTGTTGGTACTACTTGAATTTGGTTTTGATTAAATATAAGATCTGTTTAGACTATCTATACCTCTGGCTATTTAGACTACTGAGCATTATTATTTTAGGATAGAAGCCAGAATGTCTAATATAAACAAGCACACCAGATTTTAGCTATGTGTCAAAAGGACTTTGGCATATTAAGTGATTGTGGAATACATTCTAATGTTACATCTGCTTTGAGTCACAAGctattgaaatatttcagttggCAATCAGCCACTGATCCAAGGACATTTCCTACATCTGTCATGCATATTTCCACAGTGCAGGTCCACGTTTCACACGTATTGTATCCACTTCAGGGGACTGAAGGACAAATGATGACTATATACATTTCATCCTGAGACCAAAGACCTGTTCAATGAAAGATGTCACAGCTAAACTTATATTTGCTAATATAACGTCATAATAAAACCTCAGTGACATTtgtttcaccaaaaaaaagtcattgTACGTATACTGACTGAGGTAAATCATCATCAAACTCATCTTTTTCAGTCACTGTGGTCAAACTGCCAGGAGACAGACCttttgagcagcagcaggagaagaggtAGTATTACTGATTCTCACTGCGTTGGACTCTCAGCGTCTTCACACCTCACAGGTGATGCTCTGGTCACAGCAATCCCAGTTCAGGAGCTCTTTTCCCTGAAACCACAGCCGGATTTCCCTCTGAGCACCCTCCAGTGAATCGCTGGCATGGACCACATTCCTTTAAACGACCAACACACAGCATTATTTTACCTCCGAGAATGATGCACATTAAAAGGTTATTGTTCAATCCAAAAGCTTACACGCAATTAGATGGAATGACGTTAGGTTACCTGCTGACATGAAAGCTGAAATCTCCTCTGACTGTGCCTGCCTGAGCCTCAGCTGGGTTAGTATTTCCCACCATCACACGTGATGTCTGGACCACATTGTGTCCTTCCCACAcctaaacatgaataaaacaacaaaaatatacaaacaagCTATTCAAGACTTATAGAGATTTATGGCAGCTTTACCTCCCAAAAACTATATTAAAACAGTAGCAGTCATTTTCTcaaacacaaatgtcaacctgccGCTTAATACCAAGAAGAAaggtgaagaaaaacacatagaACGTATAATAAATCATTATATGCACATtcatttgttatattttcacatACAATAATGATAGAGTTGATTATTGCAAGAACATAGAATAATAACTGCAATTCTTTCATATTTAGCAAAATCAGCTTTTGATAGGCTATGTGTAGGAGACAGCAGATATGGTTGATGTCAATATGTGAATAATAATGCAGAAGAGGCCTCACCATGACAACCACAGGACCTGAGGTCATGTAATGGAGCAGGCTGGGATAGAAGGGCTTCTTCCTCAGTTCACAGTAGTGCTGAGACAGCAGATCCTCAGACACCTACACAGTAGAAACAGCCACAGTTAGAATTAAATAGACAACTTTCACATTACAAAAGTTGCCAAACATATGATTTCTGACTTCTGTACCTGCAACATTTTCAGGCCAACCAGCTTGAAGCCCCGCTGCTCAAAACGCCGAATGATTTGTCCGACAAGACGACGTTGAACTCCATCTGGCTTTACGGCTATAAGAGTCTGCTCCTTAACATCTGGAACACCTGGTGGGGGAAACAGAAAAGATGCTGATGTTAACCACCATCCTCGCACGCTGCCATATTATTAACCTACAGGGAAAGAGGACAAATATTGACCCAAATACACCCCCAATACTGcaggggaacacacacacacacatacacggagCTTCTCTTGTGTGGGTTTCGGTGTCAAACACCAACTCTCTGTGAGGACAATGTATTTCGTGTGCTAGTTGTAGTTTGGATAACTGTGAAAACAGCTGGCAGCTGTGAACACTCCAGGCACGAGCTAATGAATGACTGCATGCGATCAATTAAATTCACACGTGACCCAACACGAGAGCGCATCACTCTGCTGGTATTTTACTTTAAGACTTTATGTGCAAGTGAAATACAGCGAATGGTTAACGGGCTGAATTGGAAGTTCAGTTTGGAGAATAAAAGGTTCTGGTGTCATACTGGACGGTAACTGGAACTTGGCCATTACGCACAGATTTTTGCAGATTGCGCACGCCGCGAGTCACCTTTTATCCGGCATCGCTGATAcccacacacatcatcatcatcgtcactaTTTTTTGGGCCTCTAACCTAGTTACAGTTCATGACCCCCTAAGTCTAGCAAGCAAATTTGTTTTGGAAATGGTCCTGTTAAATTTGGAACAAATAAACGGTGCGCCTCGGAGGTAAAGTCACTCAGACTTTGTGCCTATCATGTTTAACAGATTAAATCTAAGTGAGTATAGTGTAATTCGTCAATACCACttatgaaatacaaaaaaaataaatcctaGGCAAAGTTAGCAATTTATAAATTAAACTGGAAGAGAGAGGTCCATATAGTTCATTCTTTCACTTGAGTTGTCTTAATTTAGAACACATTTGAAAGTGATTGAAAGACTAAATGAAATGTACAGAATTCAAATCGCTGACATTTATTCACTCTAAGTCACTTACTTGATTTGTTCCTGTGTGCTGCAGCTCTGTTTCCATTCAGCAGCCGGATGGGAAACCCGAGCAACAAACTTTTGGTGGTTTCTTGATTCCCTGAAGGAAACTGAAACAATCTCTTAAAAACGCACCGCTGCAACATGACCGTGGTTTGTTTTGACGTGTGCTCTGTCAGCCAACACAGCCACCACAGCCTGAAGTCAACCCTTCTCAATCAAAACTCACGAGTCATTCCCCTCTCAGTCCCCCCGACTGACCGTCTGAAACATGTTTAACTCCATTGATGCCAGAGGTGTGTCTACTGTTTCTCATCATTCCTGCAAATAAGACTATTTACTCAAACATTCACATAGATTTCCTTGGCAAGTCTTTCTTATTCGTTTGTTGGATTTCTTAAAAAGGTCTTGGAGCTCACTTCTGTCCTCACTTTTTATATACACAGCAGCCTATAAAAGTGGACTGCATGGTGACTGTGAGTTTAAGAGTCAAACAAGGACCCTTGAACTCAGTTTCTACAAATAGAGCTTTGAGAATATGATTTCATTATTACAGCACTTAAGGCAAATGTTAACCACaccaaaatgacaaataaagacaagaatattagaaagagaaggaaaaaaagaaaggtggaaAAAGTCTAATAATGCAGATGTCAACACACCCAGAGTTTgtcacttttttatatttttttgattCAGAACTGCAGGATCCTTCACTTCCCATCATGTAACTCAACATTTGCTCATTAATTGTTTAATGACTATTAAACTCTAAAAGGTGACAGTTTGTAAATCAGAGTCTCGGGCTCACAGACACAGAAGACATTGTACAGCTGAAGAAGTGAGTGAGCCTTATTCCCTGTGATGAATAACTTGATTTTGAAGTGTAAAATTGGTagaatttcctttaaaaaaagcacataaaTCTGTGGAAAGTTTAGTAAATGAATTCCCTTTTAGATTCATTTTCAATGTACACAAATTCTGTAAGAGTTCAATCAACACTAAATGGAAACGTTACATCTTACAATTATATCCTTAAATACATCACTATGCTTTTAACATCAGGATGAGATTTTGAgttctaatgaaattaaatccAGCAATAAAACCTCTTGCACTTCTGTAAGATGTAGTGAGTAGAATTAACAAAAACCTGAGTTTTACTAAAAAAGCACTTTATTAATCAAGCAGGTTTTCTCTTTTACAGAATGGAATGATATGAAAGATCTTAAGTTGAGAGTCTGTCTCCTTTGGAGATGAAAAAAACTTGAaggcaaaatgaataaaagcagacattttaaaaactcaaaatgaGTTGAAAGTGCTCAGTCCCAGCCTGGCTTTGTTGCGGAGGCATGGGAAAGAAGGCCTGGCTCAGACTGCTCCAGGTCTGGGCGAAAGCCAACTGCAGACCAGGTTTACATTTCTTGCCAAATTATCATTGGCAACACATAAGGAGGGCGctgctttcaaaaaaaaaaaaaaaaaaaattatgcgCCAACCTTCTACAGTAGAAATCAAAGAGAAATATCAGCAGCATCCTCAACTTCCAATCACTCAACCGTTTGTTGTGATCCTTCCTATTTCTTTGAATACGTGGACCAAAGCTGAATTTGGACAAGGAGTGTTGGGCAAAGTGGTCAGCACAGGCAGTCCTTGAAGATCATAGTTGATGTGTAGAGTGGTTCAGTCATTGTGCTATAGCTTGATGGTGCCAGTGGGCAGGCTACTGTTACACAGTCTGTAGTAGCGAAGGTCGTTCACCAGCCGCTGCACACTTTGAGTGAATGAAGGCAGGtcctaaagagagaaaagttaGAGTAACATTAGAGCGGAGACAGGAGGAGCAGTAATCATCTCATCAAAATATAGAACATATATGCCAACAGATGTCACAGTACATTGACTTTAGAATAGCTCACAAACCCCACATGGCCGTGTCAGTTTGAAGCTGTGACTACATtaacaatttgaaaaaaatatatttgtctttttcaaattcttacatttacattgtgTTCAATTTCATTCTTACCTGTTCAAGCTTGAAGTTAC encodes:
- the eps8l1a gene encoding epidermal growth factor receptor kinase substrate 8-like protein 1a, producing MSKPPPPVVPRKPSGVRVMMIPGEQPRPSALPIYTDFNKEKGASVKSNHTSLLNAEREVEILNHCFDDVERFMSRLQQTAEAQSVLNQRKKKSTRKSKKVDQDDDLLTLKAFPPSAEEFVDLFQKIKYSISLLDRLKSSISDPDAPQLLHHVFVPFRLMVKTTGGPDLAATVVSPALTSGAVSLMQEHLTEEEKELWTSLGPNWTSHCSQLSVSVPPYSPVFLDGWKPQIFNSTGQPLEDPIESQHKQDAVRESRAAQTLQDRAQPTADGTDVVDGNGLPPEGERLYCCSYDFVARNSSELSVLQGETLEVIESSKRWWKCQNRFDQIGFVPSNILEPLSALNNTGRQSPVVRRESKKTPLTPQSKYFSYAPPSPVGTSPTTASPTMGPPSMVLPSTSMHGEDDDRVLIMNDELLQRLAGKRGSARPLVVPRAADTSDPLNYHSPPAEVETWLTAKGFSQETVQSLGILNGAQLFSLNKEELRAVSPEEGVRVYSQIMMQKALLEDVRKATELETVMEKQKLKIDLNSESAMV
- the nme4 gene encoding nucleoside diphosphate kinase, mitochondrial, with amino-acid sequence MLQRCVFKRLFQFPSGNQETTKSLLLGFPIRLLNGNRAAAHRNKSSVPDVKEQTLIAVKPDGVQRRLVGQIIRRFEQRGFKLVGLKMLQVSEDLLSQHYCELRKKPFYPSLLHYMTSGPVVVMVWEGHNVVQTSRVMVGNTNPAEAQAGTVRGDFSFHVSRNVVHASDSLEGAQREIRLWFQGKELLNWDCCDQSITCEV